One genomic region from Phragmites australis chromosome 1, lpPhrAust1.1, whole genome shotgun sequence encodes:
- the LOC133913078 gene encoding ATP-dependent Clp protease proteolytic subunit 3, chloroplastic-like, whose protein sequence is MEATAAAMAALPPHPCTSSSPSSLFLIPNLSGRRTAQRAAAVRASSAQPTRSAGWELSGQSAASPAAIKARLEELDTTNMLLRQRIVFLGSPVDDTSADLIISQLLLLDAEDQTKEIKLFINSPGGSITAGMGIYDAMKFCKADVSTVCFGLAASMGAFLLCAGTKGRRYCMPNARIMIHQPSGGVGGKVTEMGLQIREMMYEKIKINKIMSRITGKPEKQIDEDTKFDHFMSPWEAKDYGILDHIIGEGKPGLVAPLAGAVPPPKSRVWYLWKASGPTRKIMKDLPSEEKLIRNGNGSATGDDGKLKEASAT, encoded by the exons ATGGAAGCCACGGCAGCAGCAATGGCCGCCCTCCCGCCCCATCCCtgcacctcctcctcgccgtcgtcccTGTTCCTCATCCCCAACCTCTCCGGCCGGAGGACGGCGCAAAGGGCGGCGGCCGTCCGCGCATCGTCTGCCCAGCCGACGCGCTCCGCCGGGTGGGAACTGTCCGGGCAGTCGGCGGCGAGTCCGGCGGCAATAAAGGCGCGTCTTGAGGAGCTCGACACCACTAACATGCTCCTCCGCCAGCGCATCGTCTTTCTGGGTTCCCCA GTGGATGATACGAGTGCTGATCTTATTATCAGCCAGCTCCTACTATTGGATGCAGAGGACCAAACTAAGGAGATCAAATTGTTTATCAACTCACCTGGAGGCTCCATAACAGCAG GAATGGGAATATATGATGCTATGAAATTTTGCAAGGCTGATGTATCAACTGTTTGCTTTGGATTGGCGGCTTCCATGGGTGCATTTTTACTTTGTGCTGGGACGAAGGGTAGGAGGTATTGCATGCCAAATGCAAGAATTATGATCCATCAGCCATCAGGGGGTGTTGGCGGAAAA GTCACAGAGATGGGATTACAGATAAGAGAGATGATGTACGAGAAGATAAAGATCAATAAAATTATGTCAAGAATTACTGGAAAACCAGAGAAGCAG ATTGATGAGGACACAAAGTTTGACCATTTCATGAGTCCTTGGGAAGCCAAGGATTATGGAATACTAGACCACATTATAGGTGAGGGGAAACCGGGATTGGTAGCTCCCTTGGCAGGAGCTGTGCCGCCTCCAAAATCGCGTGTGTGGTACTTGTGGAAGGCTTCAGGGCCGACTAGAAAGATCATGAAAGATCTACCTTCCGAGGAGAAACTTATTCGAAATGGTAACGGCAGCGCAACTGGAGATGACGGGAAGCTCAAGGAGGCCTCCGCAACTTGA